The following are from one region of the Erwinia billingiae Eb661 genome:
- the malX gene encoding maltose/glucose-specific PTS transporter subunit IIBC, with protein MSATKQKITLWEFFQSLGKTFMLPVALLSFCGIMMGIGSSLSSHDVITLIPFLGNSVLQLIFMWMSKVGSFAFSYLPVMFAIAIPLGMARENKGVAAFSGFVGFAVMNLAVNFWLNAKGILPSTDAAVLKANNIQNIIGIQSIDTGILGAVIVGIIVFYLHERFNTIRLPDALAFFGGTRFVPIITTLVMGLVGLAIPLIWPWFAAAITGLGWVINGAGEFGPMIFGTGERLLLPFGLQHILVAIIRFTDAGGTMDVCGHSVSGALTIFQAQLSCPTSAGFSESATRFLSQGKMPAFLGGLPGAALAMYHCARPENRHKIKGLLISGVVACVVGGTTEPIEFLFLFVAPMLYVIHALLTGLGFTVMAVLGVTIGNTDGNVIDFVVFGILHGLSTKWYFVPVVAAIWFVGYYVIFRFAIARFNIKTPGRDLDTTTVEKNISATVGKSGYNTPAILAALGGMDNIASLDNCLTRLRLTINDMSLVDDAALKANRVIGVVHLNEHSLQVVIGPQVQSVKDEMASMMATVPG; from the coding sequence ATGTCGGCCACCAAACAAAAAATTACGCTTTGGGAGTTTTTCCAGAGCTTAGGCAAAACCTTTATGCTCCCCGTCGCGCTGCTCTCTTTCTGCGGCATTATGATGGGTATCGGCAGCTCGTTGAGCAGCCATGATGTGATTACCCTGATCCCGTTCCTCGGTAATTCGGTGCTGCAGCTGATCTTTATGTGGATGAGCAAAGTCGGCTCCTTCGCCTTTAGCTATCTGCCGGTGATGTTTGCCATCGCTATTCCGTTGGGAATGGCGCGCGAGAACAAGGGCGTTGCCGCCTTCTCCGGCTTTGTCGGCTTCGCGGTGATGAACCTGGCGGTGAACTTCTGGCTTAACGCCAAAGGCATCCTGCCATCCACCGATGCTGCGGTGCTGAAAGCCAATAACATCCAGAATATTATTGGCATTCAGTCCATCGATACCGGCATCCTCGGCGCGGTGATCGTCGGTATTATCGTGTTTTATCTGCATGAACGCTTCAACACCATTCGCCTGCCGGATGCGCTGGCGTTCTTCGGCGGTACCCGCTTTGTGCCGATTATCACCACGCTGGTGATGGGCCTGGTCGGTCTGGCGATCCCGCTGATCTGGCCGTGGTTTGCCGCGGCAATTACCGGCCTGGGCTGGGTGATTAACGGTGCTGGCGAGTTCGGTCCGATGATCTTCGGCACCGGCGAGCGCCTGCTGCTGCCTTTCGGCCTGCAGCATATCCTGGTGGCGATTATCCGCTTCACCGATGCCGGTGGCACCATGGATGTCTGTGGTCACAGCGTCAGCGGGGCGTTAACCATCTTCCAGGCCCAGCTCTCCTGCCCAACCTCTGCTGGTTTCTCTGAAAGCGCCACGCGCTTCCTGTCACAGGGCAAAATGCCGGCCTTCCTCGGCGGCTTACCGGGTGCGGCACTGGCGATGTATCACTGCGCCCGTCCGGAAAATCGTCACAAGATTAAGGGCCTGCTGATTTCGGGTGTGGTGGCCTGCGTGGTGGGCGGCACCACCGAACCGATTGAGTTCCTGTTCCTGTTTGTGGCGCCGATGCTGTACGTGATCCATGCGCTGTTAACCGGCCTGGGCTTCACGGTGATGGCGGTGCTGGGCGTGACCATCGGCAATACTGACGGCAACGTGATCGACTTTGTGGTGTTTGGAATCCTGCACGGTCTGTCGACCAAATGGTATTTCGTGCCGGTGGTTGCCGCCATCTGGTTTGTCGGTTACTACGTGATTTTCCGCTTCGCGATCGCCCGCTTTAATATCAAAACGCCGGGACGCGATCTGGACACCACCACCGTAGAGAAGAATATCTCGGCCACCGTCGGCAAATCGGGTTACAACACGCCAGCGATCCTTGCAGCGCTTGGCGGCATGGACAATATCGCCTCGCTGGATAACTGTCTGACTCGCCTGCGTCTGACCATCAACGATATGAGCCTGGTGGATGATGCGGCGCTGAAAGCTAACCGGGTGATTGGCGTGGTCCACCTTAACGAACACAGTTTGCAGGTGGTGATTGGGCCACAGGTGCAGTCGGTGAAAGATGAGATGGCCAGCATGATGGCGACGGTTCCGGGCTAA
- a CDS encoding Mal regulon transcriptional regulator MalI — protein MSLKKITINDVAAEAGVSVTTVSLVLSGKGRISSATSERVNLAIQALGFVPNRSATMLRGGGSGVIGLIVRDLCQPFYAEMTAGLSEGLEKNGKVLFLTQSGPKGQKLDRCFDTLVAQGVEGIVLGGGADNASHLVEKAREQGIAIICASRASSLENTDSIRPDNMHAAKIATEYLIKRGHHCIAWLGGSGSSLTRAERIGGYCSTLMQYGLPFRSDWIIESGRHQRDVAEVTENLIHHHPTITAILCHNASVALGCYFGLQRTGRTIGKGGMDSYYGQQMALVGFGDSPEAELTDPPLTFITSSAREIGRSAAQRLLQRMADPEGAVQNVILPPVLIERGSA, from the coding sequence ATGTCGCTGAAAAAAATCACCATTAATGATGTTGCCGCCGAAGCGGGCGTCTCTGTGACCACGGTTTCGCTGGTGCTTTCCGGCAAGGGACGCATTTCGTCTGCCACCTCTGAACGGGTTAATCTGGCTATTCAGGCGCTGGGCTTCGTTCCCAATCGTTCTGCCACCATGCTCAGAGGCGGAGGCAGCGGCGTCATCGGCTTGATCGTGCGGGACCTGTGCCAGCCGTTTTATGCCGAGATGACCGCAGGGTTAAGTGAAGGGCTGGAGAAAAACGGCAAGGTGCTGTTTCTGACCCAAAGCGGGCCGAAAGGGCAAAAACTCGATCGCTGCTTCGACACGCTGGTGGCGCAGGGCGTGGAGGGCATCGTATTGGGTGGCGGCGCAGATAATGCCTCGCATCTGGTGGAAAAAGCGCGGGAGCAGGGCATCGCCATTATCTGTGCTTCGCGAGCCAGCAGCCTGGAGAACACCGACTCTATCCGCCCCGACAATATGCATGCGGCAAAAATTGCCACGGAATACCTGATCAAGCGCGGGCATCACTGCATCGCCTGGCTGGGCGGATCCGGTTCATCGCTGACGCGGGCCGAACGGATTGGTGGCTACTGTTCCACGCTGATGCAATACGGTCTGCCGTTTCGCAGCGACTGGATTATTGAAAGCGGTCGCCATCAGCGGGACGTGGCGGAGGTGACCGAGAATCTGATCCATCATCATCCAACCATCACCGCCATTCTCTGCCATAACGCCTCGGTGGCGCTGGGCTGCTATTTCGGCCTGCAGCGCACCGGCCGAACCATTGGCAAAGGGGGCATGGACAGCTATTACGGACAGCAGATGGCGTTAGTGGGATTTGGCGATTCGCCGGAGGCCGAGCTGACCGATCCGCCGCTGACCTTTATCACCAGTTCAGCACGCGAGATAGGGCGAAGCGCCGCACAGCGCCTGTTACAGCGTATGGCCGACCCGGAAGGCGCGGTGCAGAACGTGATCCTGCCGCCGGTGCTGATTGAACGCGGATCGGCATAA
- a CDS encoding YdgA family protein, translating into MKKTKIAIGVVVALGVIWTGAAWFTGKQLESHMDELVQNANAQMNNMAPENRLKLSYQDFQRGVFTSTARFVLQSNSQTEDNSLIKPGQSIVFNEKIDHGPFPFAQLKKFNLIPSMASVHTQLENTDAVKKLFEMTKGQSIVQADTRVGYSGATASAINLLPVDYNNAQTGERFASNGGTVNIDADNKGDKVNFSGDLDSLVLTTKNQLDMPVMFTANGLKLDASTHLSPEGMRIGDQSINLKKLTAVVDGKEAFTAEGLNGKSSFNSEKSLISGNIDYALDSLKLQDQNFGQGKLAIKLSQFDANGMKAFSDNYNSQVQALMNEPGISDNPALYQQRMSQIFSANLPLLLKGDPIVNIAPFSWKNDKGESSFNLSVHFKDPAANTTPPQNIGQAVDSVLKTLDGKLSINMPMATEMMTHVAMAEGYKQEDAAKLADQQVKGVAAMGQMFKLTTQQDNNIVTSLQYATGQVTMNGDKMALDQFLARYMLGGGAAPQGMPQ; encoded by the coding sequence ATGAAGAAGACAAAGATAGCGATTGGCGTAGTAGTCGCACTCGGCGTGATTTGGACCGGAGCCGCGTGGTTTACCGGCAAACAACTGGAATCGCACATGGATGAGCTGGTGCAAAATGCGAATGCCCAGATGAACAACATGGCGCCGGAAAACCGTCTCAAGCTGAGCTATCAGGATTTCCAGCGCGGTGTGTTCACCAGTACCGCCCGCTTTGTCCTGCAGTCCAACTCGCAGACTGAAGACAACTCGCTGATCAAGCCGGGCCAGAGCATCGTGTTTAATGAAAAAATCGATCACGGTCCTTTCCCGTTCGCCCAGCTGAAAAAATTCAACCTGATCCCAAGCATGGCGTCGGTGCATACCCAGCTTGAGAACACCGATGCCGTGAAGAAGCTGTTTGAAATGACCAAAGGTCAGTCGATCGTTCAGGCTGATACCCGCGTCGGATACAGCGGCGCAACCGCGTCTGCCATCAACCTGCTGCCGGTGGATTATAACAATGCGCAAACCGGCGAGCGCTTTGCGTCTAACGGCGGTACGGTCAATATCGACGCCGATAACAAAGGCGACAAGGTCAATTTCAGTGGCGATCTGGACAGCCTGGTGCTGACCACCAAAAACCAACTGGATATGCCGGTGATGTTTACCGCTAACGGCCTGAAACTGGATGCCAGCACCCATCTCAGCCCGGAAGGGATGCGCATTGGCGATCAGAGCATCAACCTGAAGAAACTGACTGCCGTGGTGGATGGCAAAGAAGCCTTTACCGCTGAAGGCCTGAACGGCAAATCGTCGTTTAACTCAGAGAAAAGCCTGATTTCCGGCAACATCGATTACGCACTGGATTCCCTGAAGCTGCAGGACCAGAACTTTGGCCAGGGTAAACTCGCTATCAAGCTGTCCCAGTTTGACGCCAACGGCATGAAAGCGTTCTCTGACAACTACAACAGTCAGGTCCAGGCACTGATGAACGAACCGGGTATCAGCGATAATCCAGCGCTTTACCAGCAGCGGATGAGCCAGATCTTCTCGGCAAACCTGCCGCTGCTGCTGAAAGGCGATCCGATTGTCAACATCGCGCCATTCAGCTGGAAGAACGATAAAGGTGAGAGCAGCTTTAACCTTTCCGTCCACTTCAAAGATCCGGCCGCCAACACCACCCCACCGCAGAACATCGGTCAGGCCGTGGACAGCGTGCTGAAAACCCTGGACGGTAAGCTGTCGATCAATATGCCTATGGCCACCGAAATGATGACTCACGTGGCGATGGCGGAAGGCTATAAGCAGGAAGATGCCGCCAAACTGGCCGATCAGCAGGTTAAAGGCGTGGCGGCAATGGGCCAGATGTTTAAGCTCACCACCCAGCAGGACAATAACATTGTCACCAGCCTGCAGTACGCGACCGGACAGGTCACCATGAACGGCGACAAAATGGCGCTGGATCAGTTCCTGGCCCGCTATATGTTGGGTGGCGGTGCGGCCCCGCAAGGGATGCCGCAGTAA
- the manA gene encoding mannose-6-phosphate isomerase: MQKLINSLQNYAWGSPTALTELYGIPNPDNLPMAELWMGAHPKSPSFIDVEGHKQSLRAVIDADKEAILSKAVAARFGELPFLFKVLCADQPLSIQVHPSKAAAEVGFAKENAAGIPLDAPNRNYKDANHKPELVFALTPFKAINGFRELHEIISLLQPVAGAHPAIAHFLQNPQMSGLEALFTALLSMDGEEKSLALDVLKSEIPRQQGEPWATISLIETFYPDDSGLFSPLLLNVIELQPGEAMFLFAETPHAYLQGVALEVMANSDNVLRAGLTPKYIDIPELMANLKFDAKPYANLLTQPVQQGDTLNFPVPVDDFAFSLHQLSAQPTVVQQQSAAILFCVDGQAVISHNDQQLTLKPGESCFVPATDAPVTLAGNGRVARVCNLL; the protein is encoded by the coding sequence ATGCAAAAATTAATCAATTCGCTGCAAAATTATGCCTGGGGTAGCCCCACTGCCCTGACCGAACTGTATGGCATTCCTAACCCGGATAACCTGCCGATGGCGGAACTCTGGATGGGTGCGCATCCCAAAAGCCCTTCCTTTATAGACGTTGAGGGTCACAAGCAGTCATTACGTGCGGTGATTGATGCCGATAAAGAGGCGATCCTCAGCAAAGCCGTCGCTGCGCGCTTTGGTGAACTGCCGTTCTTATTCAAGGTGCTTTGCGCCGATCAGCCGTTGTCGATTCAGGTTCACCCAAGCAAAGCGGCAGCCGAAGTCGGCTTTGCCAAAGAGAATGCGGCTGGCATTCCTTTAGATGCGCCAAACCGTAACTACAAAGACGCCAACCATAAGCCCGAGCTGGTGTTTGCACTGACGCCGTTTAAGGCCATCAACGGTTTTCGTGAGCTTCACGAAATCATCTCCCTGCTGCAGCCGGTCGCGGGTGCACATCCGGCGATTGCCCATTTCCTGCAGAACCCGCAGATGAGTGGCCTTGAGGCGCTATTTACCGCGCTGCTGTCGATGGATGGTGAAGAGAAGAGCCTGGCGCTGGACGTGCTGAAGAGCGAAATCCCGCGTCAACAGGGCGAACCCTGGGCCACCATCTCGCTGATTGAGACCTTCTATCCTGATGACAGTGGGCTGTTCTCCCCGCTGCTGCTGAATGTGATTGAGCTGCAACCTGGCGAAGCGATGTTCCTGTTTGCCGAGACGCCACACGCCTATCTGCAAGGGGTGGCGCTGGAAGTGATGGCCAATTCGGATAACGTGTTGCGCGCGGGATTAACGCCGAAATATATCGATATTCCCGAACTGATGGCTAACCTGAAATTTGATGCCAAGCCGTATGCCAACCTGCTGACTCAGCCGGTGCAGCAAGGCGATACGCTTAATTTCCCGGTACCGGTGGACGATTTTGCTTTCTCCCTCCACCAGCTCAGCGCCCAGCCAACCGTCGTTCAGCAGCAAAGCGCTGCGATACTGTTCTGCGTGGATGGCCAGGCGGTCATCAGCCATAACGACCAGCAGCTGACGCTCAAACCCGGCGAGTCCTGTTTTGTTCCGGCCACGGACGCCCCGGTGACGCTGGCAGGCAATGGTCGGGTGGCGCGCGTCTGTAACCTGCTGTAG
- the fumC gene encoding class II fumarate hydratase gives MAANRIEKDSMGPIEVPADKLWGAQTQRSLEHFRISTEKMPVELVHALALTKRAAAKVNSDLSLLPNERATAIISAADEVLADQHSTEFPLAIWQTGSGTQTNMNMNEVLANRASEILGGVRGMERLVHPNDDVNKSQSSNDVFPTAMHVAAVLAIQEHLLPQLKILQKTLNDKADAFKDIVKIGRTHLQDATPLTLGQEISGWVAMLDHNLRHIEQSIPHVAELALGGTAVGTGLNTHPEYAVRVAKELAELTKQPFVTSPNKFEALATCDALVHAHGSLKGLAASLMKIANDVRWLSSGPRCGIGEIAIPENEPGSSIMPGKVNPTQCEAMTMLCCQVMGNDVAVNMGGASGNFELNVYRPMIIHNFLQSVRMLADGMDSFNHHCAVGIEPNLDRISQLLNESLMLVTALNTHIGYDKAAEIAKKAHKEGLTLKGSALKLGYLTEDEFDAWVRPEDMVGSMKS, from the coding sequence ATGGCTGCCAACCGCATTGAGAAAGATTCAATGGGTCCCATCGAAGTTCCTGCTGATAAACTGTGGGGCGCGCAAACGCAACGCTCACTGGAACACTTTCGTATCTCCACCGAAAAAATGCCTGTTGAACTGGTGCACGCTCTGGCGCTGACCAAGCGCGCTGCGGCAAAGGTGAACAGTGATTTAAGCCTGTTGCCCAACGAGCGGGCCACGGCCATTATTTCCGCCGCGGATGAAGTGCTGGCGGACCAACACAGTACAGAATTCCCGCTGGCAATCTGGCAGACCGGTTCCGGTACCCAGACCAACATGAATATGAATGAAGTGCTCGCCAACCGCGCCAGTGAAATCCTTGGCGGCGTGCGGGGCATGGAACGCCTGGTGCATCCAAACGACGATGTGAATAAAAGTCAGAGCTCCAACGATGTCTTCCCGACCGCGATGCATGTCGCGGCGGTACTGGCCATTCAGGAGCATCTGCTTCCTCAGCTTAAAATCCTGCAAAAAACCCTGAACGATAAAGCCGACGCCTTTAAGGATATCGTCAAAATTGGCCGAACCCATCTGCAGGATGCCACGCCATTAACCCTCGGCCAGGAGATCTCCGGCTGGGTGGCGATGCTGGACCATAACCTCAGGCATATTGAACAGAGCATTCCCCATGTCGCGGAACTGGCTTTAGGCGGTACGGCGGTGGGGACGGGGCTGAATACGCACCCGGAATATGCGGTACGCGTGGCGAAAGAGCTGGCTGAACTGACCAAACAGCCTTTTGTCACCTCGCCAAATAAATTCGAAGCTCTGGCAACCTGTGATGCGCTGGTCCATGCCCACGGTTCACTGAAAGGGCTGGCCGCATCATTGATGAAGATCGCTAACGACGTGCGCTGGTTATCGTCGGGTCCGCGTTGTGGTATCGGCGAAATTGCCATTCCTGAAAACGAGCCAGGCAGCTCAATCATGCCAGGTAAAGTCAATCCGACCCAGTGTGAAGCGATGACCATGCTCTGTTGCCAGGTGATGGGTAACGATGTGGCGGTCAATATGGGCGGTGCATCCGGCAACTTCGAACTGAATGTTTATCGTCCGATGATCATCCATAACTTCCTGCAATCGGTGCGGATGCTGGCTGACGGGATGGACAGCTTCAATCACCATTGCGCCGTCGGTATTGAGCCGAATCTCGATCGTATCAGCCAGCTATTAAATGAGTCACTGATGCTGGTGACGGCATTAAATACGCATATTGGCTACGATAAAGCGGCAGAAATTGCCAAGAAAGCGCATAAAGAAGGCTTAACCCTGAAAGGATCGGCGCTGAAACTGGGTTATCTTACCGAAGACGAGTTTGATGCCTGGGTTCGACCGGAAGATATGGTTGGCAGCATGAAGTCTTAA
- the tus gene encoding DNA replication terminus site-binding protein has product MSRYDAVDNLHRCVEALQTALAALTQQLPQLRLLMARVFELPPVHKGQEHQPLLEINVTQHLAQSALNLALSHYSRLFIQHQSESLSTKAAVRLPGAICFEANPEQSALIRQHVEAINSLKYRLEQIITVESGVEAEERFEFVHTHLRGLITLNAYRAITLLESPDSLRFGWANKHIIKNVSREEMLEKLKKSVASGRAMAPWTREQWAEKLEEEMAIINSLPKEAKLKIKRPVKVQPIARVWNKQQQKQTQLACPSPLLVLCEDAHQLPKLGELRNYDAANVAHKFKPQATPLFAVIPRLHLYSDTNL; this is encoded by the coding sequence ATGAGCCGATATGATGCCGTAGATAACCTGCACCGCTGTGTGGAAGCGCTGCAGACCGCGTTGGCAGCCTTAACCCAGCAGCTTCCTCAACTGCGTCTGCTGATGGCACGGGTTTTTGAATTGCCGCCGGTGCATAAAGGCCAGGAGCATCAACCGCTGCTGGAAATTAACGTTACCCAGCACCTGGCACAATCAGCATTAAATCTGGCACTAAGTCATTATTCCCGCCTGTTTATCCAACATCAGTCTGAGTCATTAAGCACTAAAGCTGCGGTACGCTTGCCTGGCGCAATTTGCTTTGAAGCCAACCCGGAGCAATCGGCGCTTATCCGTCAGCACGTTGAGGCGATTAATAGCCTGAAATACCGCCTTGAACAGATTATTACCGTTGAGTCTGGGGTAGAGGCTGAAGAACGCTTTGAATTTGTCCATACCCATCTCAGAGGATTAATAACGCTGAATGCCTACCGCGCTATTACCCTGCTGGAATCGCCCGATTCGCTGCGATTTGGCTGGGCAAATAAGCACATTATAAAAAATGTCAGCCGGGAAGAGATGCTGGAAAAGCTGAAAAAAAGCGTGGCGTCGGGACGGGCAATGGCACCCTGGACCCGTGAACAGTGGGCGGAAAAACTGGAGGAGGAGATGGCGATAATTAATTCTCTGCCAAAGGAAGCAAAGTTAAAGATTAAGCGCCCGGTAAAGGTGCAGCCGATTGCCCGCGTATGGAATAAACAACAGCAAAAGCAAACGCAGCTGGCCTGCCCTTCTCCTTTACTGGTGCTCTGCGAAGATGCGCACCAGCTGCCGAAGCTTGGCGAATTACGCAATTATGATGCGGCGAACGTGGCCCATAAATTTAAACCTCAGGCCACGCCGCTGTTTGCGGTGATCCCGAGGTTGCATTTATATAGTGATACAAACCTGTAA
- a CDS encoding H-NS family histone-like protein: MSETLKVLNNIRTLRAQAREVSLTELEEMLEKLEAVVNERRDAEAAIASEVKEKEEKLAKYRQMLLDDGIDLSELTSAETSTGKSRAKRAPRPAKYQYTDENGETKSWTGQGRTPAVIKQALDQGKKLEDFLI, translated from the coding sequence ATGAGCGAAACTCTGAAAGTATTAAATAACATTCGAACCCTTCGTGCTCAGGCTCGTGAAGTTTCTTTAACTGAACTTGAAGAGATGCTGGAAAAACTCGAAGCGGTTGTTAATGAACGTCGTGATGCAGAAGCGGCTATCGCTTCTGAAGTTAAGGAAAAAGAAGAGAAGCTGGCTAAATACCGTCAGATGCTGTTGGACGACGGCATCGATTTAAGCGAACTGACTTCTGCAGAGACTTCTACCGGTAAATCTCGTGCTAAGCGTGCTCCACGCCCGGCCAAATACCAGTACACCGATGAAAACGGTGAAACTAAATCCTGGACTGGCCAGGGCCGTACTCCTGCGGTAATTAAGCAGGCGCTGGACCAGGGTAAAAAACTGGAAGATTTCCTGATTTAA